Sequence from the Bacteroidales bacterium genome:
AGTTGGAAGCCTTTAATAGTGATGGTTTACGTTCTTTGATGTATACTTTGGATGTTCCAAATATGATTGAGAAAACCTTGCGTTATCCAAACTATATTGATAAGATAAAATTGCTTCGCGATAGCGGATTTTTTGATACAGAAAAAAGAATAATCGACGGTAAAGAAGTTAGTCCAATAGAATTGACCTCTGATTTACTCTTCGATCAGTGGAAGTTAGAAGATAATGACCGTGATTTAACGGTAATGCAAATTATTGTTAGTGGATTAAAAGACGGAAAAGCCCAAACTCATACTTTTGATCTTTACGATGAGCACGATGATGAAACAGGGACACATTCAATGGCTAGAACAACGGGATATACAGCAACCGTAGCCTTGCGTTTGCTAAATGCTGGACTGTTCAGGGAAGATGGTGTTTCTGCACCAGAAGCACTTGCAATTTCTAAAGATAATGTTGATTTTATGCTCAATGGATTAAAAGAAAGAGGTGTAAATTACACACATACGATAAAATAAGTGAGACTTTAATTTCGTGAAGCAAAATTATATAGTCGAACTGATACTGAGTAGAGTCGAAGGATTACATATACTTCAGGAGGATTGTTATATTAAGGAATTGGTGAAATAGGCTATAGATTCTCGTATTTTTTGAATTAATAGTTTGAACACTGAAAAAAAGTTCTAATTTTGCAATCTCAAAAAATGGCGGGGTAGCTCAGTTGGTTAGAGCGTCGGATTCATAACCCGGAGGTCTCGAGTTCAATTCTCGATCCCGCTACACTAAAAAAACCTTATACGAAAGTATAGGGTTTTTTATTTTGAACAAGTGTTAAGCTTGCTTAAACACGAAGTGAAAAAATAAAAAATACGAAATCGCAAAGCGATTAGGGCTTTTGGTATTAGCCTTCCCCCAAAAAGAATCAGCGTAGCTAATTCTCGATCCCGCTACACTAAAAAAACCTTATACGAAAGTATAGGGTTTTTGTTTTTTAGGGAGTTACAAAGAACAATAATTAAGGCTTGATTTCAGTATTTTTTAGACTACTTTCTTCTTTTGTAATATTTATAGAGTAGGCAATTAATTACACCATTCTTTTATTGCTTCGTATGCTTCAGTATATCCTAATTCTCCAGCTTTTGGTATTAGCCTCTCCAAAAAGAATCAACGCAGCTAATTCTCAATCCCGCTACAATAAACTCTAACACAAAGTGTTGGGTTTTTTTATTTTGAACAAGTGTTAAGCTTGCTTAAACACGAAGTGAAAAAATAAAAATATGAAATCGCGAAGCGATATTAGTGGGTTTTAAATATTAGCCTTCCCTCCTACGTAGAATCCGTGTAGATAATTTTTGATACTGTTACCTGAAAATTAATGATTTATGCTTTTACTCCGCTTGAGAGACTATTAAGTTTAACAAGCTTAATCCGGAGATTAAGCTTAGCCTATATGGCTTCCATTCCTACAGTCGGCAGAATTTTGGAATCTTCCGATATATAACTGATTAAGTATTAATAGTTAAAGTATTTTTATTAATTCAGCTCTTTACGAAGGCGTGCAACAGGAATATTCAACTGCTCGCGATATTTTGCAACTGTACGTCGAGCAATTACATAACCTTTTTCTTTTAAAATACTGGTTAACTGCTCATCGGTCATTGGTTTTGTTTTTTCTTCGGCATCAATACAATTTGAAAGAATTTTCTTTACTTCTATTGTCGAAACTTCTTCACCGTTTTTCATTTTTAAACTTTCTGAGAATAAGCTTTTTAAAAGCAGAGTACCAAAAGGTGTTTGGACATATTTACTATTTGCTACACGCGAAATAGTTGAAATATCAAGATTTACTTGATCGGCAATATCTTTTAAAATCATTGGACGTAAATCTACTTCATCACCACTTAAAAAATAAGCATATTGATAATCCATAATTGCCTTCATAGTAATATACAAAGTATGCTGTCGTTGCTTTATAGCATCAATAAACCATTTTGCCGAATCTACTTTTTGTTTTACAAACTGAAATGCTTCTTTGTCTTTTTTATTCTTATTGGCAGCATAAGCTAAAAGCATTTCTTTATATGTTTTGTTTAATCGTAATTCGGGAGCATTTCTGGAATTAAGATTAAGTTCTAATATTCCATCGTTATTTGTAATAACAAAATCGGGAATGATATAATGATTTACTTTAGTGGTTTCGCCTAAAGAATTACCAGGTTTAGGATTAAGTTTTAAAACTTCTTCAATGGCTAACTTAAGTTGGGATTCGTCAATTTGGGCTTTCTTTAAAATTTTATCGTAATGTTTTTTTGTAAAAGCATCAAAGTAGCGTTCGATTATACGTATTGCAAGGGCAATATTTTCATCTTCAACATCTTTTCTTTTCAATTGAATAAGCAGACATTCCTGTAAATTTCTGGCTCCTACACCAATAGGATCAAAAGTTTGAATTACTTTTAATACAGCTTCAATTTCTTTTACGGTAACTTCCATATTTAGAGCAAAGAGTAAATCATCAACCATTGCTTCTAAATCACGTTGTAAATACCCTGAGTCATCAATATTTCCGATAATAATTTTAGCTATTTCGCTTTGTTTTTTTGTAAATCCTTGGTGATTAATTTGTGCCATTAAGACTTCGTAAAAGGAAACCCCTGCGGCAAAAGGGATAGTTTTTTTATCGTCTTCGGCATAATTATTTGATCGTGTTTTATATTCCGGAATATCATCGTCATCAACATAATCGGTTACATCAAATTCCTCATCACTATCTTTTTCCTCATCCCCATCCTCCGATACGGTTTCAGTTACATTGTCGGGAGAATCATCTTCTAAAGCAGGATTTTCTTCAATTTCTTGTTTAATACGCTGATCGAGACCAATAGAGGGAATCTGTAACAATTTCATCAGCAAAATTTGCTGTGGTGAAAGTTTCTGTAGTAATTTTTGTTGCAGTCTCAGTTGTTGCATATTATTCTCTCATCAGATAATTTCCGAATATAAATCTACGGCTTTTTTTCAATCAATAAAAATGAAAAAGCATCAATTTAGTATTCAATTAAAAATCGGCATTTTGCGGTGTTCGCGGAAAAGGAATTACATCACGGATATTCCCCATTCCCGTTACAAACAGCATCAATCGTTCAAAGCCAAGACCAAATCCGCTATGTACTACCGACCCAAATTTTCGAGTATCAAGATACCACCATAAATCTTTTTCGGGGATTCCCAATTCATCAATTTTGTTTTTTAACTTTTCGTAGCTCTCTTCTCGTTGCGATCCTCCGATAATTTCTCCAATCTGAGGGAATAAAACATCCATAGCACGAACAGTTTTTCCGTCTTCGCTTTGTTTCATATAAAAAGCCTTAATGTTCGCAGGATAATCAATCAGAATAACCGGTTTTTTAAAATGTTTTTCAACAAGATATCTTTCATGTTCTGATTGTAGGTCGGCACCCCATTCTTCAATTACGTACTGAAATTTTTTCTTTTTATTAGGTTTAGAATTTCTAAGTATCTGAATGGCCTCTGTATAAGTAACACGAGCAAATTCATTTTCAAGAACAAAGCGAAGTTTTTCAATCAGCTCCATCGAACGTTGATTTTCGGGCTTGCTTTTTTCCTCATCTTTTAATCTACCACTCAAAAACAATAAGTCATCCATATTATTATCTATTGCATATTGAATAAGATACTTCAAGAAATCTTCGGCCAAATCCATATTATCAATAAGATCATTAAAGGCAACTTCCGGTTCTACCATCCAAAACTCAGCTAAATGACGAGTGGTATTTGAATTCTCTGCACGAAAAGTAGGTCCGAAAGTATATACTTTCGACATTCCCAACATTGCAGTCTCTACTTCTAATTGTCCTGAAACCGTTAGATTGGTTTCTTTTCCAAAGAAATCTTTTGTGTAATCTGTCTTTCCGTCTTCTGTTTTTGGCGTATTCCCAACATCAAGCGTAGTAACTTGAAACATTTCACCTGCACCTTCAGCATCAGAGCCCGTAATAATTGGCGTATGAATATTATAAAATCCATTTTGAGTGAAATACTGATGTACAGCAAATATCATTGAATGCCGAATACGGGTAATAGCTCCAAAGGTGTTAGATCTAAAACGTAAATGAGCAATTTCTCTTAAGAATTCGAGAGAGTGTTTTTTTGGTTGTAATGGATATTCATCGGGATTAGCTTCTCCTAAAACTTCCAATGTTTTAGCGACTATTTCGATATTCTGATTACTTCCTTGTGAAGCGACAACATTTCCTGTAACCGAAATAGCAGCACCGGAGGTAACTTTAGGAAGATAGATAGCATCAGCCAAAGTCATATCCACTACTATCTGAATATTATGAATTGTTGACCCGTCATTTAAAGCAATAAAAGCAACATTCTTACTACCACGTTTTGTTCTTACCCAACCTCTAACATTCACTTCTGCTCCTATTGCAGCATCCTTTAATAAAGTCTTGATCTCCGTTCTCTTCATTTGTTAAACTTTTTCTGCAAAAGTAATAATATTGTTTATTCTGTAAGCTACAATTGTTAAGACGAAATTAGAAGATTAAAATTTTCCGTAAAAATATAGTTACTTAATACGGTTTAATAACTAAGGAAGAAAAAGAAAAGCATAACCAATATTTAAAAATCCCTATCTTTGCAGCAAACAAAAGGCTTATGCTTTTATTTTATCCTTATTTTAACACAATTTAAGGCTAAAGTCATCGTATTAATAGCAAAAATTAGTTCATATTTGTAGCCTGAAAAATAAAAAAAGAAAATTTTAATAATTAGGTTGAGTTCTAAAATCTAGGAACAAATAGAATACAATCTAAATAGATAATAAATAATATGAAAAAAAATATACTTGTATTTATTTTGGGATTATTTGCCATTAGCACTTTTGCACAAACGGTAAGTGAGAGCACTATCAAAAAAGTTTCCTTGGGTTATGATCTTTATAATAGTTTTTGGGTTAATATGCCAACAGATATTAATGGGACTCCTGTAGATTCTAGATTAGTAAACCAAGGGGTAAATATTTTTGTAATGTACAATCACGATTTAAATGATAAAGGATTGAGTGTTGCTGCCGGTCTGGGAATTTCTTCCGAAAACTTATTTATTTCATCAGATCATTACGTTTCAAATGCTCACCCATCTGTAGTAACAGATATTGTTGGTTTTAAACCTCTTCCCGAAGGATTAAGTTTTTCGCGTAATAAAATGAATTTTACCTACTTAGATATTCCTTTAGAATTACGTTTTAAAACAGAGAAAGATCTTCGTTTTGGATTAGGTTTTAAATTTGGCATTTTATTGGATAGCAAAATCTTTTATAAAGGAGATGCTTTTGATGATGCAGGAGATTATTTAGGTTATGTTGAAATATCTAAGGATAAAAAAATCAATCAGTTGGAAGATTATCGATTTGGTGTTCAGTTAAGAGCCGGATACAAATGGGTTCAACTGTTTGGTTACTATTCTTTAAATAAGGTTTTTATTGCCGATAAAGGACCTCAAATGTATCCTATACATATAGGTGTTACTTTTATGCCTTTTTAGGGAATACATAAAAAGATTAAAAGCTGATTAGTAGAAATATTTTTCAGCTTTTTTTTATCTTAAATTTTAACGAAAAGTTAAAATTATGTAAAGAAAGACATTTGCTTAAAATTGGAACTCAACATAAGTTTCATATACAAAAGAAATATTTACCTTTGTTCTATTATTAGCACAAACCAAAATTATACCACTATGAAAAAAACATTTGCGTTTTTAGTATTTTTACTATCAATAAACATTAGTTTCTCACAAAATTTAAAGACTGTTAATGTTCCTCTGGGAGCAAGAGTTAAATCCACAGAAATAATTGATGGTGTTTCCACACACAACTATTCCGATAAGAGT
This genomic interval carries:
- the rpoN gene encoding RNA polymerase factor sigma-54, which codes for MQQLRLQQKLLQKLSPQQILLMKLLQIPSIGLDQRIKQEIEENPALEDDSPDNVTETVSEDGDEEKDSDEEFDVTDYVDDDDIPEYKTRSNNYAEDDKKTIPFAAGVSFYEVLMAQINHQGFTKKQSEIAKIIIGNIDDSGYLQRDLEAMVDDLLFALNMEVTVKEIEAVLKVIQTFDPIGVGARNLQECLLIQLKRKDVEDENIALAIRIIERYFDAFTKKHYDKILKKAQIDESQLKLAIEEVLKLNPKPGNSLGETTKVNHYIIPDFVITNNDGILELNLNSRNAPELRLNKTYKEMLLAYAANKNKKDKEAFQFVKQKVDSAKWFIDAIKQRQHTLYITMKAIMDYQYAYFLSGDEVDLRPMILKDIADQVNLDISTISRVANSKYVQTPFGTLLLKSLFSESLKMKNGEEVSTIEVKKILSNCIDAEEKTKPMTDEQLTSILKEKGYVIARRTVAKYREQLNIPVARLRKELN
- the asnS gene encoding asparagine--tRNA ligase: MKRTEIKTLLKDAAIGAEVNVRGWVRTKRGSKNVAFIALNDGSTIHNIQIVVDMTLADAIYLPKVTSGAAISVTGNVVASQGSNQNIEIVAKTLEVLGEANPDEYPLQPKKHSLEFLREIAHLRFRSNTFGAITRIRHSMIFAVHQYFTQNGFYNIHTPIITGSDAEGAGEMFQVTTLDVGNTPKTEDGKTDYTKDFFGKETNLTVSGQLEVETAMLGMSKVYTFGPTFRAENSNTTRHLAEFWMVEPEVAFNDLIDNMDLAEDFLKYLIQYAIDNNMDDLLFLSGRLKDEEKSKPENQRSMELIEKLRFVLENEFARVTYTEAIQILRNSKPNKKKKFQYVIEEWGADLQSEHERYLVEKHFKKPVILIDYPANIKAFYMKQSEDGKTVRAMDVLFPQIGEIIGGSQREESYEKLKNKIDELGIPEKDLWWYLDTRKFGSVVHSGFGLGFERLMLFVTGMGNIRDVIPFPRTPQNADF
- a CDS encoding outer membrane beta-barrel protein; the protein is MKKNILVFILGLFAISTFAQTVSESTIKKVSLGYDLYNSFWVNMPTDINGTPVDSRLVNQGVNIFVMYNHDLNDKGLSVAAGLGISSENLFISSDHYVSNAHPSVVTDIVGFKPLPEGLSFSRNKMNFTYLDIPLELRFKTEKDLRFGLGFKFGILLDSKIFYKGDAFDDAGDYLGYVEISKDKKINQLEDYRFGVQLRAGYKWVQLFGYYSLNKVFIADKGPQMYPIHIGVTFMPF